One Metamycoplasma canadense DNA segment encodes these proteins:
- a CDS encoding MscL family protein has translation MTKKELVEKKKYFKKSFSEAKSVLKRGNIFMLAIGLLLGASFGAVVSSLANDVIMASISKMFGKASVEELKIGGTILIGKFLAALIQFAIVSAFVFISLFLFYLIKHWIEYQKAKKMPIEEEIVEEIKPTIDEQILDQLKKLNKKVKEISKK, from the coding sequence ATGACAAAAAAAGAACTTGTTGAGAAGAAAAAATATTTTAAAAAGTCTTTTTCTGAAGCAAAATCAGTATTAAAACGTGGCAACATTTTTATGTTGGCGATTGGTTTATTGTTAGGTGCTTCATTTGGAGCTGTTGTTTCATCTCTTGCAAATGATGTTATTATGGCATCAATTTCAAAAATGTTTGGAAAAGCAAGTGTTGAAGAATTAAAAATTGGTGGAACAATACTAATTGGTAAATTTTTAGCAGCTTTAATTCAATTTGCAATTGTATCTGCATTTGTTTTTATATCACTATTTCTATTTTATTTAATTAAACATTGAATAGAATATCAAAAGGCTAAAAAAATGCCGATAGAAGAAGAAATTGTTGAAGAAATAAAACCAACAATTGATGAGCAAATTTTAGACCAATTAAAGAAATTGAATAAAAAAGTAAAAGAAATATCTAAAAAATAA
- a CDS encoding DNA repair protein RecO C-terminal domain-containing protein, giving the protein MENKEFESLAIILDIKEYNNFSLVKVLMPNGINFLYAKGLYKVESKNKRNLPILGLSNLEIIKSKKINNNNTLKKASLISYFPNSEMLQEIYDTVLFFLSRLNNVKLEDFFENYQLFLKNVLDKPKHSFCFFLLNILKVLGLQPIFLHCCECSNKDNIIDFEFYKGGFLCSEHSNNNKDVILLKTLYWLNKNFEYFLNNTDENWVILIIKMMLDYLKN; this is encoded by the coding sequence ATGGAAAATAAGGAATTTGAAAGTTTAGCAATTATTTTGGATATTAAAGAATATAATAATTTTTCATTAGTAAAAGTATTGATGCCAAATGGTATAAATTTTTTATATGCGAAAGGACTTTATAAAGTTGAATCTAAAAATAAAAGAAATCTACCAATTTTGGGATTGAGTAATTTAGAAATTATTAAATCAAAGAAAATTAATAACAATAACACATTAAAAAAAGCTTCTTTAATATCATATTTTCCAAATAGTGAAATGTTGCAAGAAATTTATGATACAGTTTTATTTTTTTTATCAAGATTAAATAATGTTAAGCTTGAGGATTTTTTTGAAAATTATCAATTGTTTTTAAAAAATGTTTTAGATAAACCAAAACATAGTTTTTGTTTTTTTCTTTTAAATATTTTAAAAGTATTAGGTTTACAACCAATTTTTCTACATTGTTGTGAGTGTTCTAATAAAGATAATATTATTGATTTTGAATTTTATAAAGGTGGCTTTTTATGCAGCGAACATTCAAATAATAATAAAGACGTTATACTTCTTAAAACTCTTTATTGACTAAATAAGAATTTTGAATATTTTTTAAATAATACTGATGAAAATTGAGTTATTTTAATTATTAAAATGATGTTGGATTATCTTAAAAATTAA
- a CDS encoding ribonuclease J: MKPTKIFGLGGMQEIGKSSLVIEYDKQIFIIDTGIKFCDIYATGVNGSIPDFSYLVENQDKIEGLFITHGHEDHIGGVPYLVQQVNVKKIFAPRIAIQYLKLKFADMKIKPNVEFIEIHKDLVANFGECSVDWWTAQHSIPDAFGVRIKTPNGNLMMTGDFRFDYTPIGNLTDFSKLKKIGDEGLDVLFSDSTNAMRPNHSPSESDILKDIKKYMLEAEKKIIVTAFASNLTRIKAIIELGAQIGKKVIAFGRSMIDNIDIGRRLGYINAADEVFIDKKSLSKYNDNELLILTTGSQGEEMAGLAKMSYDKHPNISIKPRDTIIFSSSPIPGNRSKCELLVNRLYKLGAIIRENGIDGYLHTSGHAYKDEHKKIFELTKPKYFMPYHGEYRMSVVHGYTGVETGVKPNNIIIAKLGDVYYLENHKISLSNEKVYFGPVFIDGNILSKSNSQIIKERMELGQNGFIHVIIAINKEKNLILGKPRIVSRGAFYVKNSLHLIEEAKRLVHGAILYTIKNEKDWTIPKLKQLIIDRLNPFFYKNKRRNVVIIPTILLTENIEVNEEIDEENKLKKDSNKKKSIKQSVKTEKLKEEVKTKRITKKNTKTNNQNNDKKSVETK; encoded by the coding sequence ATGAAACCAACGAAAATTTTTGGTTTAGGTGGAATGCAAGAAATAGGTAAAAGTAGTCTTGTTATTGAATATGATAAGCAAATTTTTATAATTGATACTGGAATTAAATTCTGCGATATTTATGCAACAGGAGTTAATGGTTCAATTCCTGATTTTAGTTATCTTGTTGAAAATCAAGATAAAATTGAAGGATTATTTATAACACACGGTCACGAAGATCATATTGGCGGAGTTCCTTATTTAGTTCAACAGGTTAATGTTAAAAAAATCTTTGCACCTAGAATAGCAATACAATATCTAAAATTAAAATTTGCAGATATGAAAATTAAACCCAATGTAGAATTCATTGAAATTCACAAAGACTTAGTTGCTAATTTTGGAGAATGTTCAGTTGATTGATGAACCGCACAGCATTCAATTCCTGATGCTTTCGGAGTCAGAATCAAAACACCAAATGGTAATTTAATGATGACTGGTGACTTTAGATTTGATTACACCCCAATAGGTAATTTAACTGACTTTTCAAAACTTAAAAAAATTGGCGATGAAGGTTTAGATGTTTTATTTTCAGATTCAACAAATGCAATGCGTCCAAATCATTCACCATCAGAAAGTGATATTCTAAAGGATATTAAAAAATATATGCTTGAGGCTGAAAAGAAAATTATTGTTACTGCATTCGCATCAAACCTAACAAGAATTAAAGCTATTATTGAATTAGGAGCTCAAATTGGAAAAAAAGTTATCGCATTTGGTAGATCAATGATTGACAATATTGATATTGGTCGAAGACTAGGATATATTAATGCTGCTGATGAAGTTTTTATTGATAAAAAAAGTCTTTCAAAATATAACGACAATGAACTTCTTATTCTAACAACTGGATCGCAAGGTGAAGAAATGGCGGGCCTTGCGAAAATGTCCTATGATAAACATCCAAATATAAGTATTAAACCAAGGGATACTATTATTTTTTCATCAAGTCCAATTCCTGGAAATAGATCTAAATGTGAACTTTTAGTTAACAGACTTTACAAGCTTGGTGCAATTATTAGAGAAAATGGTATTGATGGTTATTTGCATACTTCAGGACATGCTTATAAAGATGAACATAAAAAAATATTTGAATTAACAAAACCAAAATATTTTATGCCTTATCATGGTGAATACCGTATGAGTGTTGTTCATGGATACACTGGTGTTGAAACTGGTGTAAAACCGAATAATATAATAATTGCTAAGTTAGGAGATGTTTATTACTTAGAAAATCACAAAATCTCCCTATCAAATGAAAAAGTTTACTTCGGACCAGTTTTTATTGATGGAAATATATTATCTAAAAGTAACTCTCAAATTATAAAAGAAAGAATGGAACTAGGACAAAACGGGTTTATTCATGTTATCATTGCAATTAATAAAGAAAAGAATCTTATTTTAGGTAAACCAAGAATTGTTTCACGTGGCGCTTTTTATGTTAAAAATTCATTACACCTAATTGAAGAAGCTAAAAGATTAGTCCATGGTGCTATTTTATATACAATAAAAAACGAAAAAGATTGAACAATACCTAAATTAAAGCAATTAATAATTGATCGTTTAAATCCATTTTTTTACAAGAACAAAAGAAGAAATGTTGTGATTATACCAACTATACTATTAACTGAAAACATTGAAGTAAATGAAGAAATTGATGAAGAAAATAAATTAAAAAAAGATTCTAATAAAAAAAAGTCAATTAAACAAAGTGTAAAAACTGAAAAATTAAAAGAAGAAGTTAAAACTAAACGTATTACAAAAAAAAATACAAAAACTAATAATCAAAATAATGATAAAAAATCTGTTGAAACTAAATAA